In one window of Prionailurus bengalensis isolate Pbe53 chromosome B3, Fcat_Pben_1.1_paternal_pri, whole genome shotgun sequence DNA:
- the COMMD4 gene encoding COMM domain-containing protein 4 isoform X2 has translation MRFRFCGDLDCPDWVLAEISTLAKISSVKLRLLCSQVLKELLGQGIDYEKILKLTADARFESGDVKATVAVLSFILSSAAKHSVDGESLSSELQQLGLPKEHAASLCRCYEEKQSPLQEHLRACSLRVNRLAGVGWRVDYTLSSSLLRSVEEPMVHLRLEVAAASGAPAQPVAMSLSADKFQVLLAELKQAQTLMSSLG, from the exons AGGTTCCGGTTCTGCGGTGATCTGGACTGTCCTGACTGGGTCCTGGCGGAGATCAGCACGCTGGCCAAGATT TCCTCCGTGAAGCTGAGGCTGCTGTGTAGCCAGGTGCTGAAAGAACTCCTGGGACAGGGGATTGAC TACGAGAAGATCCTGAAGCTCACCGCCGATGCCAGGTTTG AGTCGGGCGATGTCAAGGCCACGGTGGCAGTGCTGAGTTTCATCCTCTCCAGTGCAGCCAAGCACAGCGTGGATGGCGAGTCCTTGTCCAGCGAACTGCAGCAGCTGGGGCTGCCCAAAG AGCACGCGGCCAGCCTCTGTCGCTGTTATGAGGAGAAGCAGAGTCCCCTACAAGAGCACCTGCGGGCCTGCAGCCTGCGTg TGAATAGACTGGCGGGCGTGGGCTGGCGCGTGGACTACACCCTGAGCTCCAGCCTGCTTCGGTCCGTGGAAGAGCCCATGGTGCATCTGAGGCTGGAGGTAGCAGCTGCCTCGGGTGCCCCGGCCCAGCCTGTGGCCATGTCCCTCTCAGCAGACAAGTTCCAGGTCCTCCTGGCAG aactgaagcaggctcagacCCTGATGAGCTCCCTAGGCTGA
- the COMMD4 gene encoding COMM domain-containing protein 4 isoform X3 → MSGRAGGDGPGPSADTWRFRFCGDLDCPDWVLAEISTLAKISSVKLRLLCSQVLKELLGQGIDYEKILKLTADARFEHAASLCRCYEEKQSPLQEHLRACSLRVNRLAGVGWRVDYTLSSSLLRSVEEPMVHLRLEVAAASGAPAQPVAMSLSADKFQVLLAELKQAQTLMSSLG, encoded by the exons AGGTTCCGGTTCTGCGGTGATCTGGACTGTCCTGACTGGGTCCTGGCGGAGATCAGCACGCTGGCCAAGATT TCCTCCGTGAAGCTGAGGCTGCTGTGTAGCCAGGTGCTGAAAGAACTCCTGGGACAGGGGATTGAC TACGAGAAGATCCTGAAGCTCACCGCCGATGCCAGGTTTG AGCACGCGGCCAGCCTCTGTCGCTGTTATGAGGAGAAGCAGAGTCCCCTACAAGAGCACCTGCGGGCCTGCAGCCTGCGTg TGAATAGACTGGCGGGCGTGGGCTGGCGCGTGGACTACACCCTGAGCTCCAGCCTGCTTCGGTCCGTGGAAGAGCCCATGGTGCATCTGAGGCTGGAGGTAGCAGCTGCCTCGGGTGCCCCGGCCCAGCCTGTGGCCATGTCCCTCTCAGCAGACAAGTTCCAGGTCCTCCTGGCAG aactgaagcaggctcagacCCTGATGAGCTCCCTAGGCTGA
- the COMMD4 gene encoding COMM domain-containing protein 4 isoform X1 yields MSGRAGGDGPGPSADTWRFRFCGDLDCPDWVLAEISTLAKISSVKLRLLCSQVLKELLGQGIDYEKILKLTADARFESGDVKATVAVLSFILSSAAKHSVDGESLSSELQQLGLPKEHAASLCRCYEEKQSPLQEHLRACSLRVNRLAGVGWRVDYTLSSSLLRSVEEPMVHLRLEVAAASGAPAQPVAMSLSADKFQVLLAELKQAQTLMSSLG; encoded by the exons AGGTTCCGGTTCTGCGGTGATCTGGACTGTCCTGACTGGGTCCTGGCGGAGATCAGCACGCTGGCCAAGATT TCCTCCGTGAAGCTGAGGCTGCTGTGTAGCCAGGTGCTGAAAGAACTCCTGGGACAGGGGATTGAC TACGAGAAGATCCTGAAGCTCACCGCCGATGCCAGGTTTG AGTCGGGCGATGTCAAGGCCACGGTGGCAGTGCTGAGTTTCATCCTCTCCAGTGCAGCCAAGCACAGCGTGGATGGCGAGTCCTTGTCCAGCGAACTGCAGCAGCTGGGGCTGCCCAAAG AGCACGCGGCCAGCCTCTGTCGCTGTTATGAGGAGAAGCAGAGTCCCCTACAAGAGCACCTGCGGGCCTGCAGCCTGCGTg TGAATAGACTGGCGGGCGTGGGCTGGCGCGTGGACTACACCCTGAGCTCCAGCCTGCTTCGGTCCGTGGAAGAGCCCATGGTGCATCTGAGGCTGGAGGTAGCAGCTGCCTCGGGTGCCCCGGCCCAGCCTGTGGCCATGTCCCTCTCAGCAGACAAGTTCCAGGTCCTCCTGGCAG aactgaagcaggctcagacCCTGATGAGCTCCCTAGGCTGA